In the Arthrobacter sp. CDRTa11 genome, CGACGCACGCGGAGACCTGCTGGCGATGGCAACTTCCGCCGCGGTATCCAGCAGCCGGGCCGAGTACCAGAGGTACCAGGGCTTCGGTTCCAGGCCCCGGTCGATCCAGTGCTCGGCCGCTGCCAGGTCGCCGTGCGCCAGGAACAGGTGTGCTTCGGCGCCTGCCGCCAGGGCCATGTAACAGTGGTCGCCTGCCTGGTCCGCCATCACCCAGGACCGGTCAATCAGGGCTGCGGCTTCCTCAAGCTGCCCCGCGGCAAGATAGGTCTCGCCGCGCACCCCATCGGCGAACGGCTCGAACACCGTCCAGTGTTCCTCCGCTATCCACTCCAGCGCCCTGTCCAGTGAGCCGGCCGCCAGCTCCAGTTCCCCGCAAAGCAGCCGCACCCGGCCCAGAAGGGCCTCGCTGAACGCCTGCTGCCGGCGGTTCCGGACAGCCCTGGCAAGCCTTCCGGACTGGGTCAGTGCGGCCACCGCGTCCTGGTACCGCGCCGTGTCCGAGGCCAGCATGCCCTCGATGGCAAGAACTCTGGCCTGCTCGTCAGGGAATCCTTCGGCAGCCTGCATTGCCCGGCCCAGCCAGCCTGCCGCACGGTCCGGGACGCCCCGCTGTACGGACAGGTAGCCCAGTTCGCGGTAGGCAGCAGCGGCAGTCCGGGAGGCGCCGTCGGACTCTTCCGCCTGCAGCGCCCGGTGCAGGAAGTCCGCCACCTCGGCGCCCCGGCCGCCCGCCTGGTGGATGAGCGCCCCGGCGAGCGTCACCAGGGACTCGGCCAGCAGATGCGGCTCGTTCATGCGCTGGGCCAGCACCACCGCGAGCCGCAGCTGATCGAGCGCCCGGTCCACGGCGCCGGCCGAGAGCGACGCGCCGCCGGCGTCAAGATAGGACCGCACCGTCGCCATAGTGGCCGGCATCCCAGGGTCCGCCACCGGGGCCGCGCCCGACAGGGCCCGCCGGACTTCCGACGGCAGCGGCAGGCCAAGCTCCTCCCGGTACAGCTTCCCGCATCTGGTGACGTGTTCACGGGCCCTGCGGTGCTCACCCAGGGCCACCAGCGCCTTGACCAGGACGGCGTTGCAGTCCGCATGGAACGGATCGCGCTGCAGCGCCAGCGTGGCCAGCTCCGCCGCGCCGCCCGGATCGCCCGACGCCAATGCGGCCAGCGCGGCCTCGTAGAGCAGGGACTGGACACAGTTATCGAGCCGGTAACGCTGCTCCGCCAGCCAGGAATCGAAGACGGGGCAGTCATCGAAGGACAGCCCCTCCAGCAGCTGGCCGCTGAACCTGCGCGGGTCAAGGCCGGGGTGAGCTGCCGAGTCCAGTACCTCCAGCGCGTCGCAGCGCCACGGCGGCTGTATGTCCAGCCGCAGGGGATCGCCGGT is a window encoding:
- a CDS encoding tetratricopeptide repeat protein; protein product: MAENWIRLLGPPAIESPGATPPQPRGRKAWAVLAYLALQADGTRSRMASLLFPDAADPLGALRWNLSELRRTLAGVRVTGDPLRLDIQPPWRCDALEVLDSAAHPGLDPRRFSGQLLEGLSFDDCPVFDSWLAEQRYRLDNCVQSLLYEAALAALASGDPGGAAELATLALQRDPFHADCNAVLVKALVALGEHRRAREHVTRCGKLYREELGLPLPSEVRRALSGAAPVADPGMPATMATVRSYLDAGGASLSAGAVDRALDQLRLAVVLAQRMNEPHLLAESLVTLAGALIHQAGGRGAEVADFLHRALQAEESDGASRTAAAAYRELGYLSVQRGVPDRAAGWLGRAMQAAEGFPDEQARVLAIEGMLASDTARYQDAVAALTQSGRLARAVRNRRQQAFSEALLGRVRLLCGELELAAGSLDRALEWIAEEHWTVFEPFADGVRGETYLAAGQLEEAAALIDRSWVMADQAGDHCYMALAAGAEAHLFLAHGDLAAAEHWIDRGLEPKPWYLWYSARLLDTAAEVAIASRSPRASEFVERLAELASRSGMREFVVRAQSHRAVLGDEAAAQAVPWLASEIGNPALTAFLAQRHAGLSLNV